The Narcine bancroftii isolate sNarBan1 chromosome 6, sNarBan1.hap1, whole genome shotgun sequence genome window below encodes:
- the synpo2lb gene encoding synaptopodin 2-like protein — protein sequence MGSGKETLVTLSGRAPWGFRLHGGSQQNLPLRVAKVRKRGKACRGGLRENDILLTINGRSCSGISHADAMNIIDSSDGTLHIWVKRISCSPTSGSFQSETSLAAAPCARSQDSSKAPRQMPEPPSERQEAPSRTRGVRGHPESYTSPPDSEAYYGETDSDADHSAGERQRRQKKRWPGSRTLVRGSAEEASEQSEYDSAPEPVRSDSRTPLSSLSPEPRASNRLDPSSLAPAGVIPRMFQPRKVEAKMNIWQPKVERATYCKPSITHSFSAAPSLTHPTPSNPTSIAQSNSTYPNHKPITNPHLNSAYPNTWSAPSSGEDGALRQGILGTSEADSGFQEVPPQVGSPERKLLPTATLPSLRETQLVPMVGPVNNPVDEVLTTTYREKAKQAKLHRSESVQEKQAKEARTKCKTIASLLTSAPNPHSKGVLMFKKRRQRAKKYTLVSYGSVDEEKQSIDEDGELLPTSESEFDEEAFSDAKSWTNQSMGSDWDSSYLDIEKPKSEPQGLTETKGKGVVLFEHQRQRATEYMMQEPPTQTQCSLQMKPKTEAEATSYSTMNGDQTWSRGSAGTPGLDTLNYYTETNLSPRVHTETSLPRHHSQHVVQGPPCLPGVANWTARPFTPGFQQSHTSSLHSVSAPVLYQRSRSNATPLKPWEQATGQNKLTTPFSPPAIESRATVNVVSQPEPKKSLATMRMENSYSPPSAVMSPPPAMMSSPSAVMSPPPVEVALPPMVTSPSHTAMSPPPTVMPPQTTINSLPCTTLTAEHTVMSPPPMMTSPKPVVMLTSTAAMSPPRTSMPPGCTVASPTAAVMSPPSAVMSTPPSTMTSLLTATPYSTSKTPVTSTATFRISSTLLPQRECEGLSSAAVNIPSIGSTSSITWTPNQPSESLATREQRISVPASKTGILQDARRRSTRKPMFTKTEEKKTSPNPELLSLVQNLDEKKPDHMGAGFESGPEEDVLSLGAEASNFMQPQACRQNIPPPVAPKPYLKTQFIGIGSNHMVNGTKTPATLQLKGKGAELFAKRQSRMDRFIIDSVPTHSSQPRGPSPTPSLPATWKYSPNIRAPPPIGYNPIHTPSYPLAASKSQAAAASNRERKWIPGGSQKAGIKAIDFMRRQPYQLNPAMFSFDESNLRSGSAPTMPLSQQSFISTKHIPVKTPRACEIKRFSTPVPNITPTVIAPRSATTLAEPVWMSAPNSPPPVSPKVSHSNGLAPQYGRAPRESSDVMFEPSVLQFSPIEEIQVQKKSPIPVPRPRFSAVRGGSNTHTWRPGSLQE from the exons GTGCGGAAGCGAGGGAAAGCTTGTAGAGGTGGGCTGCGTGAGAATGATATCCTGTTGACCATCAATGGAAGATCTTGCAGTGGAATTTCTCATGCGGATGCCATGAACATCATAGATTCTTCTGATGGGACTCTACACATCTGGGTCAAGAG GATTTCGTGCAGCCCTACATCTGGCAGCTTTCAATCTGAGACCAGCCTGGCCGCCGCCCCCTGTGCAAGAAGCCAAGACTCTTCAAAAGCCCCCCGGCAGATGCCGGAGCCCCCCAGTGAGAGGCAGGAGGCGCCCAGCCGCACCAGAGGTGTCCGGGGTCATCCAGAGAGCTACACGTCACCGCCGGACAGCGAGGCTTATTACGGTGAGACCGATAGCGACGCGGATCACTCAGCAGGCGAGAGGCAGCGGAGGCAGAAGAAGCGCTGGCCCGGTTCCAGGACACTGGTGCGGGGATCAGCCGAAGAGGCGTCGGAGCAGAGCGAGTACGATAGTGCCCCGGAACCAGTGCGGAGTGACAGCCGAACGCCTCTGAGCTCCCTGTCACCCGAACCGAGAGCATCCAATCGACTGGACCCTTCAAGCCTCGCCCCGGCGGGGGTGATCCCAAGGATGTTTCAACCTCGGAAGGTGGAAGCCAAGATGAACATCTGGCAGCCCAAGGTGGAAAGGGCTACTTACTGCAAGCCCAGTATCACCCATTCGTTCTCCGCCGCCCCCAGCCTCACACATCCCACTCCCAGCAATCCCACTTCCATCGCTCAGTCCAACTCCACCTATCCCAACCACAAGCCCATCACCAACCCTCACCTTAACTCTGCCTATCCCAACACCTGGTCTGCCCCGTCCAGTGGTGAGGACGGCGCCCTTCGACAGGGCATCCTGGGCACGTCAGAAGCGGACAGCGGATTTCAGGAGGTACCTCCCCAAGTTGGCTCACCTGAGCGGAAGCTGCTGCCAACTGCCACCTTGCCCAGCCTGAGGGAGACACAGCTGGTGCCCATGGTGGGCCCAGTCAACAATCCTGTGGATGAGGTGCTAACTACCACCTATAGAGAGAAGGCCAAGCAAGCTA AGCTACATCGGAGTGAAAGTGTGCAAGAGAAGCAAGCAAAAGAAGCCAGGACAAAATGCAAAACCATAGCTTCTCTCCTCACTTCTGCACCCAATCCTCACTCGAAGGGGGTTCTTATGTTTAAGAAACGGCGTCAAAGGGCAAAGAAATACACCCTTGTTAGTTATGGAAGTGTGGACGAGGAGAAGCAGAGTATTGACGAGGACGGAGAGTTGCTGCCTACCAGTGAGTCTGAATTTGACGAAGAAGCATTTTCTGATGCAAAGAGCTGGACAAATCAGTCAATGGGATCAGATTGGGACAGTTCTTACTTGGATATCGAAAAGCCCAAGTCTGAGCCCCAGGGTTTAACTGAAACCAAAGGGAAGGGTGTGGTGTTATTTGAGCATCAGAGACAACGCGCCACAGAGTATATGATGCAGGAACCTCCAACTCAGACGCAATGCAGTCTGCAAATGAAGCCAAAGACAGAGGCTGAAGCAACGAGTTACAGCACAATGAACGGAGACCAGACCTGGTCCAGGGGATCTGCTGGAACTCCAGGTTTGGATACATTGAACTATTATACAGAAACAAATTTATCACCAAGGGTGCACACAGAGACTAGTCTGCCAAGGCACCACTCGCAGCATGTTGTACAAGGTCCCCCTTGCCTGCCTGGAGTGGCAAATTGGACAGCAAGACCATTCACTCCAGGTTTTCAACAGAGCCACACAAGCTCTTTACACTCTGTTTCTGCTCCAGTGCTGTATCAAAGGAGTAGATCAAATGCAACTCCACTAAAACCTTGGGAACAAGCTACTGGGCAAAACAAACTCACAACACCCTTCTCACCACCAGCAATCGAATCCAGGGCAACTGTGAATGTTGTCAGTCAACCTGAGCCAAAGAAATCTTTGGCGACAATGAGGATGGAAAACAGTTATTCACCACCATCTGCTGTGATGTCGCCACCACCAGCCATGATGTCATCACCTTCAGCTGTGATGTCACCACCGCCTGTAGAGGTGGCACTGCCACCCATGGTGACGTCGCCATCTCACACAGCGATGTCGCCTCCACCTACTGTTATGCCACCACAAACCACAATCAATTCACTGCCATGCACAACATTGACAGCAGAACATACAGTGATGTCACCTCCACCCATGATGACTTCACCTAAACCTGTGGTGATGCTGACATCAACTGCAGCGATGTCACCACCGCGCACATCAATGCCACCAGGATGCACTGTGGCATCACCAACAGCTGCAGTGATGTCACCGCCATCTGCAGTAATGTCAACACCACCTTCAACAATGACATCCCTGCTCACAGCAACTCCATATTCAACATCTAAGACGCCAGTCACTAGCACTGCTACTTTTCGAATTTCTTCAACGTTGCTGCCACAGAGAGAGTGTGAAGGCCTTTCCAGTGCTGCAGTAAACATTCCTTCCATTGGAAGCACTTCATCAATAACTTGGACACCCAATCAGCCATCAGAGAGCTTGGCTACAAGAGAGCAAAGAATTTCAGTACCAGCTTCTAAAACTGGTATCTTGCAGGATGCTCGTCGCAGGAGCACCAGGAAGCCAATGTTTACAAAAActgaagagaaaaaaacctcACCAAACCCTGAGCTTCTTTCCCTGGTACAAAACTTGGATGAAAAAAAGCCAGATCAcatgggagcaggatttgaatcgGGCCCTGAAGAAGACGTTTTGAGTCTTGGTGCTGAAGCATCAAATTTTATGCAGCCTCAGGCATGCAGGCAAAATATCCCCCCTCCCGTTGCCCCAAAGCCTTATTTAAAGACTCAGTTCATTGGTATTGGTTCCAATCATATGGTAAATGGAACCAAAACACCAGCAACCCTGCAGCTGAAAGGAAAGGGGGCAGAACTCTTTGCTAAGAGACAAAGTCGCATGGATAGGTTTATTATCGATTCAGTTCCGACCCACTCTTCGCAACCAAGAGGGCCATCTCCCACTCCTTCCCTTCCTGCTACATGGAAATATTCTCCTAATATCCGGGCTCCACCTCCCATCGGTTATAACCCCATTCACACCCCATCTTACCCATTGGCAGCCAGCAAGTCGCAAGCAGCAGCAGCCTCCAATAGGGAGAGGAAGTGGATCCCAGGAGGGAGCCAAAAGGCAGGGATAAAAGCCATCGATTTCATGAGACGCCAGCCTTATCAATTAAATCCAGCTATGTTCAGTTTTGATGAATCCAACTTGAGGTCAGGAAGTGCTCCAACAATGCCACTCAGCCAACAATCCTTTATCTCCACCAAGCATATCCCCGTGAAAACACCAAGAGCCTGTGAGATTAAACGCTTTTCAACCCCAGTGCCAAATATCACTCCCACAGTCATTGCTCCGCGGTCAGCCACAACACTTGCTGAGCCCGTGTGGATGTCTGCACCCAATTCTCCACCACCAGTATCACCCAAAGTATCTCACAGCAATGGGCTGGCTCCTCAGTATGGAAGGGCACCGAGAGAAAGTTCAGATGTAATGTTCGAACCTTCGGTGCTCCAATTctcacctatagaagaaatccAGGTGCAAAAGAAGTCACCGATTCCTGTCCCTAGACCGAGGTTCTCAGCTGTGAGAGGTGGGAGTAATACCCATACATGGAGACCTGGGTCACTCCAGGAATGA